TCTGCTCTCTATTGACGAGGTTCTCACTGTCTCTGTTTTGTAGGGAAGACCACACATAAGTCAGTGATTTGAAATCAGTATCTTCGTATTTTCACTTTATCATCCAAGTCAGCCGTTGCCCCATTGAAGTGTGTGCGTGAGACCTGTTCCCCAGTgagggccagtgtgtgtgtgggacttgtttcccagtgagggtcagtgtgtatgtgtgtgtgtgtgtatgtgtgtgtatgtgtgtggggggggggggggggacctgttCCCCAGtgagggttagtgtgtgtgtgggacctgttTCCCAGTgagggccagtgtgtgtgtgggacctgttccccagtgagggtcagtgtgtgtgtgggacctgttccccagtgagggtcagtgtgtgtgtgtgtgtggggaggaccTGTTCCCCAGTGAgggccagtttgtgtgtgtgtgtgtgcgcgcgcaaccCAGTGTGGGACTACAGTGAATGTTCAAAATTCCTAAGGATTGTGCAGAAATGCTGGGAATCGGGAATGGACACTAAAAGTGATGTCTGGTCAGAATTTAAGAAGCCTCTTCGATCCAACCCCCcatgttcgggggggggggggagagaatgggggagggagataatagggagggagaaatagagaggGTGGGAAATAGGAGAGACGGAGGGATGGAAGAGCGAGAtggtgggaagaggaggggagagagagagagagagagaggaaaggaaggggagagagggaaggtgagagagagggaaggtgggagagagagagggaaggaaggggagagatagggaaggagagggagagaaaaaaagtcAGGAAGCACAGAGCCCTGTGCAGTGGGTGCTTCCCACGAAGTGTGGTCGTGGGTGTGACTGGGAGCTGGGTGTAGCCAGGAGTGGGTCTGTTTGTAGCCTGTGCTGGGCTTGGCGAGGGCGATGGAGACAAGGGGCAGTAAccgcccagtgtgtgtgtgtgtttcagatGGCCGGCATCACCATCTCCAGCGACACTGATGGCCAAAAACACCCTGCAGACCAACTACTCCACCAGCGGGGACTTCACCACCAGCCTGGTTCAAACCACCAGCTCACACAGTGGTGAGGATGAGAGGCAACGGGTGGGCAGTGGGAGTGGAGGGCGGGAGGGGATGTGGAGGGTGGGCTGGTTGGGAGGAGAGTGATAGAGAAAGAGTGAATGGAGAACTTTCCAGCTATGTACAGTCTCACAATCCAGGTGGGTCCTCTATATTGTGACCAGCTGCTGGGGCAATGTTTACTGCTCTCGGAGAGTgaaactctccccctctcccctgcaccctccccctcccctcccctctgtcttcacctccctcccctgccccacCTCCCTGCCCCTCTCCAGCTGCCACTCATTCTTCCCTGTCccactgtcacagtctgccctctcctcattctcatccacttcacctccctgtacttttccaccggtcgctccttctcctcacctgcctgcctgccactcccctctcatcagcccaactctcctcacctgttgcactcagttgcctctgatcaccaattaacccggtatatagactctcctcaccgttcacagagtgccagattgttctcagcattcatgcaagactatcCAGCGAttccccgacttcctgcctggcttcgactctcctttcgtctgtccctcgctggtttgtttgcatcgtgtgttggatctcctggtgaccggaccttccgctaccccgactacgtctcctgcctgcccctcttcggaaccctcgctcaatcctgagcctctgtgtgagtacggtgtacccagtcCTGTatcactactctgtgttacagtattgtaataaagttcgttaccaactatacctgcctaattctgtgctgctattgggtccaagctatacccgttacacccATACCCTGTTTCACCTTCCTCCTCCCTgtctctcgctcccccccccccctattctgAACTCTcaaccctccctctcaccccctttcCTCCTTCTGTCCTCtcccaacctctcccccccccccccctctctaacccaaccccccttcctctctaccccctctaacACCCCCGATGTTTTGCAGCAGGTTCGGGACTCAACCGCTACCTGTGGCTGCTCCTGCCCGTGATCCTGGTGTCAGGGATCCTCGCCTTCCTCGCCATGTACACCCTGAGGTgagtccccctcccctcccgaccCCACAGAGTCACGGATATTTACAGCGCAgggatgcccttcggcccatcgttccATCACTTGCCGTAGGTACCACCCACCATCCAACCCCATGGTGCAGCTCCACAGTACCAATGACCGGGCTCGATCTGACTCCGGGTGcttgtctacacggagtttgGGGGAGAACAAGAGAGGAGCCAgtgcgggatactttgtaacgttatcagcaccctttatgtggtgactatttgcctaCCTTCGGTGTCCaagcaaagaacttcactgtgacttgtcacgtgtgacagtaaagcattcattcacattctccctctgatcacgtgggttttctccatgatctctagtttcctcacacaatccaaagacgtacaggtttgcaggttaattgggattggtaaagattgtaaattgtcccaagtgtatgtaggagcccctgtcccacttaggaaacccgaacagaaacctctggagactttgcgccccacccaaggtatccgtgcggttcccagaggtttttgtcagtgtccctaatggtcgaaagtggttaccACTTCttttatgttccggcgattatttcaaaaaaatcaaaaccggccgcgactaaaaataggttgccgttttaaaaatcggcaattttttagtcgaagccggttgcgatgctagttgaaggtggttgccgtaggttgcaggtgtttgccggaggttgcaggtagtggaaggtaagacctccgggaaccgcacggaaaccttgggtggggcgcaaagtctccagaagtttccgttcaggtttcctaagtgggacaggggcattatagtgtgcggtgatcgctggtcggcgcagactcggtgagctgaagagcctgtttccgcgctgtatctctgaagtttaacgtaaagtctaaagtcatccTTCCGGGTTAGGAATTCAAAGCAGTGGACAAGGACCCAGAAGCCATGCCCCAATAAACAATCTGAAAGATTATTCCAACCGCCTTCCTTCAGTCCCTCTGAAGAGAGTAACCTCTCATCTCATTCACTATTCAGGAAGAGGAGGAAAGGCCGGAAAGGAGGATCGGTGGCGTGGCAGCAAAGATCAGGCGCGGAAGGCAGGCAACTGATGGTGAAGGTTCTGCCCTCGCCGCAGGATGTGGCTCCCAGGCGAGGAGACAGCAGGGAGTTAATGAAAGCACGGCAACCAGCCCGAGCAGCCACCCTGCAGGTACACTCGCCCATCTGGGGCTGCTGCAAACACAGCTGGGGTAATGGTGGGGGACCCTGTACATAGGGCCGGAGTAACAGTGGGATCTTGGTACACAGGGCCGGAGTAACAGTGGGATCCTGGTACACAGAGCTGGTGTTAACAGTGGGGACTGTCCACAGGTTATGTACACGGGGCTGGAATATCAGTGGGGATTGTGTACTCAGGGCTGGTATAACAGTGGAGGCCATGTACAGAGGGCTTGTATATCAATGGTGGACCGTGTACTGAGATATCAGTGGGGGCTGTCACATGGCATATCTACACCAGGACTGGTATATCAGTGGGTGTACATGGGGCTTATGTGCACAGGACTGATATATCAGTGGGGACAGTGCACAATGGGTATCATTTATTAGTGTATGCTGAGCTTGAGTGAGAGAGGGGCTTACACACAGCATTTTGTCCCCACAGCGGGCCCACTTCACAGTGCAGGACCTGTCGCTGCTCGAGGTGCTCAAGGTGGGGCAGCTGGGTCGCATCTACCGGGCCAAGATCACCAGGGGAAACTGCAGGGGTCATCGGCTGGTGACCTGCAAACTCACCATGAGGAGTGAGTACAGCCCCGCTCCGCTGTCTCTGATCACTCGTGTCTGATCTGAAAACTTACAGCGCTCCCTCACCGCTcctcccacagcgcggcgctccctaaCCGTCTCTCCCACATCCCCTTCCACAACGCgacgctccctcaccgcccctcccacagcgcggcgctccctcaccgcccctcccaaaacgcggcgctccctcaccaccgctcccacatcccctcccacagcgcggcgctccctcaccaccgctcccacagcgcggcgctccctcaccgctcctcccacatccccttcCACAACGCgacgctccctcaccgcccctcccacagcgcggcgctccctcaccgcccctcccacaacgcggcgctccctcaccaccGCTCCCACATCCCCTCCCACAGCGGGgtgctccctcaccgcccctcccacagcgcggcgctccctcaccgctcCTCCCACAAGCGTATTCCTTTGAGAATGTGGAACTCCTCCGACTTCTCTAAGCTGCTGGAGTGAAACCCATTGGCGGGGTATTGAGTGAAGGGTAGAGGTGGGAAATGGTGGACAGCACGGAGCGTCGGTGGAGAGCGGACGCACATCCACTTCCCCGGGCATGTACACTCGCCTGCCAACGTCACactgtgctccccccccccccccccagcaccacCTCGCCCGATCTCTAATCCAGCCTAGGGCTGAACTCCGACCTTTCCTGCtccatcgaagggccgaatggccgaatagcctgctcctgtacatattttctatgtttctcttccaCAGCCGTGTCCCAGAAGAAGCTGCAGTCGGAAATCAACATCATGAAGAAACTCGGGTACCACAAGAATGTGATCCAACTGCTGGAGTGGAACGTAGTGGAAGGTGAGAGCGTGGACGCAGTGTGGGACTGGCCGGGTGACTCTGACGCCGAGACTCCGTGTGACCCTGCAGAGAGGCACGGCTTGCCGAAGGAAATGTGAATGGGGACGAGTGAATACTcctcacaggtagacaaaaatgctggtgaaactcagcgggtgcagcagcatctatggagcgaaggaaatgggcaacgtttcgggccgaaacccgtcgggtttcggcccgaaacgttgcctattcccttcgctccatagatgctgctgcacccgctgagttgctccagcatttttgtctacctgtgaaacgttgcctatttccttcgctccatagatgctgctgcacccgctgagtttctccagcatttttgtctaccttcgattttccagcatctgaagttccttcttagaTACTTCTCACACTTGGGTAACGTGTAACCAGTCGGTGGCCCAGGGTCACTCAGTGCCGGGGTCTCACATTTTGGGGCTGTATGTATGAATGAGTCAGGTAAGGGCACAGTGTTGCTGGGACCACAGGCCGCTGGTGTATAGACAGTGAGTCAACGGGAGAGATGATGTCTACACCCCTGCACTACACCCATCTAGAGCTTGAGAACAAAAGACACAGGAACAAGATTAGACtatttagcccatcgagtctgctcccaccattcgatcctggctgatctatttatccctctcaaccccatccccccgtgacctttgatgcccttactaatcaagctgccctggacattttaatgactgtttttactgtattttaatgttgctgttttacctgcttttaactatttatactgtttcatcagggactggattgtttttactgttattatgtgtgaaatgttttaagtttcatgtgcgatgctctgcgtcttctcattttgcactgtacaactgttgctatgcaagatgacaataaagattgattgattgattgaagaagctgcttctgaggaggaatttcttctctcCCAGGGCAGTGAATCTCTAGAATCCTCTACAATTGGAGGCAAGAGTCACTGAACATATTGAAGGTGGTGATTGATGGGTTGGGAGGccagtggggatggggagggagtagAGAGTTGTACTCAGCTCGAGGCTGGAGCCGACAAGATGTTATTGTGTGGTGGATCAGGCTGCAGGGTGATTGGTGACCTCCTGCTCCTGCTGACCTTGTCTGCTGGCTGTTTCTGCAGAGCCGTACATACTGATCATGGAACACGTGGGAAGCCAGAACCTGAAGAGCTTCCTACAGACCCACAGGTCAGAGCTGAGCAGCTGCAAGGACCTGCCGACCCAGCTGACAATGGCCGGTTACTTCATCTCGCTGGGCATGGAACACATCGCCTCCAAAAAGGTAAAGGACAGCCACGGCCGTGCATGGGCAGCGAGTGCTGGCATAGGGCACGGCGAGCTCAGCATGGCACGTTGCTCCCACCTGGCCTGGTTCAGCTACACCCACCTTGACATAGCACAGCACCACTTGGCATGGTTGAGTTTGGTGTGACCCATCTCCCCATTGGCATGACTCGGCTTGACAGCAAGATCCGGTGAGGTGTTCCTGCTCAACCTGCTGGCTTGGCTTGTGGAAACaaacaaagtactgcagatgccggttaatacacaaaaggagcactaaatgttatacattACTAAAAAATGCAAACAAATGAATGCTTCATCTGGAAAGCCCGTTTGGGTCCCTGGTTGGTGGGAAGAACTGAGGTAAAGGTActcctgctggagtaactcagcaggtcaggcagcatccatcttctccagagatgctacctgacctgctgagttactccagcactttgtgtccttttctggccTGGCTGTGCTCACTTTGGTCCAGCTTGGACTGGATGGTTCTGCATGGCTTAGCTTGGCCTGATGCGGTGTGGGTCGGCTGCAGACGTGCTTGTGTGGACTGAGATCCCTAACGCTGCCTATCGTTTCCAGATAGCTCACCGGGACTTGGCTGCAAGGAACATCCTGGTCGGTCGCTTTCCCCAGGAGTGTAAAATTGCCGAATTCAGCCTGGCCGCCGATGTGTCCTTTCCTGGAGCAACCAGGCAGAAGAAAGGGAACGGGGTGAGCAACTTGGAGGCGCTGAAGTgggggcagtgtgtgtggggtcTGGTCACAGAGTTATACCGTGACAGACCCGTCCCCGCCAGTACTGCACCCCAGAGTTATACAGTGTCAGACCCGTCCCCACCAGTAATGTACCCCAGTGTTGTAAGTGACGCCTCTCCCACACCTCAGCTTCCTTCCTGTAAAGCCATGACTACACCTGCACACCATATTCCAAATATTGCCTCACCAAGGTTTTGTACAGCTGCTGTAGcatgttttttaaaattttataccc
Above is a genomic segment from Amblyraja radiata isolate CabotCenter1 chromosome 28, sAmbRad1.1.pri, whole genome shotgun sequence containing:
- the LOC116989154 gene encoding tyrosine kinase receptor Cad96Ca-like, with the protein product MENFPAMYSLTIQVGPLYCDQLLGQCLLLSESSGLNRYLWLLLPVILVSGILAFLAMYTLRKRRKGRKGGSVAWQQRSGAEGRQLMVKVLPSPQDVAPRRGDSRELMKARQPARAATLQRAHFTVQDLSLLEVLKVGQLGRIYRAKITRGNCRGHRLVTCKLTMRTVSQKKLQSEINIMKKLGYHKNVIQLLEWNVVEEPYILIMEHVGSQNLKSFLQTHRSELSSCKDLPTQLTMAGYFISLGMEHIASKKIAHRDLAARNILVGRFPQECKIAEFSLAADVSFPGATRQKKGNGNLSIPFRWYPPEYFKDGIYNLQGDVWAFGILLWELHSLGSSPYPEFETAKEVVCNVCFGYKMKAPLGCRQEVYEVMEYCWIHRHEERPMFSDITKYMEAVVENDADYIQVEDCFEQHVPQSCSPPWTQREDKTHVSGWLDSV